Proteins encoded in a region of the Streptomyces sp. NBC_00258 genome:
- a CDS encoding ABC transporter ATP-binding protein: MTAPTTTAPTDEEDRPAPPPKGGGDPFDRDSLPAPPRATATLLRSLLAPMKARVVLAAVLLLLQQAAVQAGPLLVAYAIDRAVPAFRGDDHGPLIAVAVAYVLASVAAGTLQYGFVLTSARVNQDVLLDLRGRIFRHAQALSVDFHERYTSGRLISRSTTDVESLRELLSEGLQELITVILSFVYISALLLWLDLGLGAVAVASFVPLYLLIRLYRRRAGRIYSVRSTAIAAVIVKFAETMNGIRPVRAFRREAVNDADFHVLNSRHERVNGDAILEMARYVIGSRLVANTAVAGIVLWGAYRVASGSLALGVLAAAVLYLRRLYDPIDRLGMFLNSYQSAAASLEKIAGLLAQVPSVPEPTRARALPELVSEHPGREVEFVDVRFTYRTGGEVLPPFSLTLPAGQTVAVVGSTGAGKSTLAKLLARFYDPTDGRVLLDGVDLRELSVPELRRGVVMVTQEAFLFSGTVAENIAIGRPDASREDIERAAKAIGAHDFISALPEGYDTDVRKRGGRISAGQRQLVAFARALLADPAVLILDEATSSLDVPGERAVQRAMDTVLRGRTAVVIAHRLSTVEIADRVLVMEHGHIVEDGSPAQLVADTGRFADLHQAWRDSLV; encoded by the coding sequence ATGACGGCGCCCACGACCACCGCGCCGACCGACGAAGAGGACCGGCCGGCACCTCCGCCCAAGGGCGGCGGCGACCCCTTCGACCGCGACTCCCTCCCCGCTCCCCCGCGCGCGACGGCCACCCTCCTGCGCTCCCTGCTCGCACCGATGAAGGCCCGCGTCGTCCTCGCCGCGGTCCTGCTGCTCCTCCAGCAGGCGGCCGTGCAGGCGGGCCCGCTCCTCGTGGCGTACGCGATCGACCGTGCCGTACCGGCCTTCCGCGGCGACGACCACGGTCCGCTGATCGCCGTGGCGGTCGCCTACGTCCTGGCGTCGGTGGCGGCCGGCACGCTCCAGTACGGCTTCGTCCTCACCTCCGCCCGCGTCAACCAGGACGTCCTGCTCGACCTGCGCGGCAGGATCTTCCGGCACGCGCAGGCGCTCAGCGTCGACTTCCACGAGCGCTACACCTCGGGCCGGCTCATCTCGCGCTCCACGACGGACGTCGAGTCGCTGCGCGAACTGCTCAGCGAGGGCCTCCAGGAGCTCATCACCGTCATCCTGTCGTTCGTCTACATCTCGGCGCTGCTGCTCTGGCTCGACCTGGGCCTCGGCGCGGTCGCCGTGGCCTCGTTCGTGCCGCTGTACCTCCTCATCCGGCTCTACCGGCGCCGCGCCGGACGGATCTACAGCGTCCGCTCGACCGCCATCGCCGCCGTCATCGTGAAGTTCGCGGAGACGATGAACGGCATCCGGCCGGTGCGCGCGTTCCGCCGCGAGGCCGTCAACGACGCGGACTTCCACGTACTGAACAGCCGACACGAGCGCGTCAACGGCGACGCCATCCTGGAGATGGCCCGCTATGTCATCGGCTCCCGGCTCGTGGCCAACACCGCGGTCGCGGGGATCGTGCTGTGGGGTGCCTACCGGGTGGCCTCGGGTTCGCTGGCGCTGGGCGTGCTGGCGGCCGCGGTGCTGTACCTGCGCCGGCTGTACGACCCGATCGACCGGCTCGGCATGTTCCTCAACTCGTACCAGTCGGCGGCCGCGTCCCTGGAGAAGATCGCGGGTCTGCTGGCCCAGGTCCCCTCGGTGCCGGAGCCGACGCGGGCGCGTGCGCTGCCGGAGCTCGTCTCCGAACACCCGGGCCGCGAGGTCGAGTTCGTCGACGTGCGCTTCACGTACCGCACCGGCGGCGAGGTGCTCCCGCCCTTCTCGCTGACCCTTCCGGCGGGCCAGACCGTCGCCGTGGTCGGCTCCACGGGCGCGGGCAAGTCGACGCTCGCCAAGCTCCTGGCCCGCTTCTACGACCCCACCGACGGCCGGGTCCTCCTCGACGGCGTCGACCTGCGCGAGCTCTCGGTGCCCGAACTGCGCCGCGGGGTGGTGATGGTGACGCAGGAGGCCTTCCTGTTCTCCGGCACGGTCGCGGAGAACATCGCCATCGGCCGCCCCGACGCCTCCCGCGAGGACATCGAGCGGGCCGCGAAGGCCATCGGCGCCCACGACTTCATCAGCGCCCTGCCGGAGGGCTACGACACGGACGTACGCAAGAGGGGCGGCCGCATCTCGGCCGGTCAGCGTCAACTCGTGGCGTTCGCCCGGGCGTTGCTCGCCGATCCGGCGGTGCTGATCCTGGACGAGGCCACCAGTTCGCTGGACGTGCCGGGCGAGCGGGCCGTCCAGCGTGCCATGGACACGGTCCTGCGCGGCCGGACGGCGGTCGTCATCGCCCACCGTCTGTCGACCGTCGAGATCGCCGACCGGGTGCTGGTCATGGAGCACGGCCACATCGTCGAGGACGGCAGCCCCGCCCAACTCGTCGCGGACACGGGCAGATTCGCGGACCTTCACCAGGCGTGGCGGGACAGCCTGGTCTAG
- a CDS encoding ABC transporter ATP-binding protein, with product MVDAYEDPGTPDCRGGARYLWWLVARQPGRATAGALLGTVWMVLMALTPYLLSRAIDDGLEPGDQAVLAGWSAALLGVGLFNSWVSIMRHRTMTRLRMDANFRSVKLVVGQATRLGATLSRRTGAGEVVTIGVGDVQTISQSLTVVGPGVGSAVAYAVVAGLLLSVSLPLAAVVLLGVPVIVVLVGPLMGRLRGAETEYRERQGVLTARIGDLAGGLRVLNGLGGKGLFADAFRRDSQRLRMQGYRVGSVTSWIQALGIGLPTVFLAVVTWLAARLAAQGAITIGELVSVYGYVAVLVAPVAFFVECGYQLSRGVVAARRVVRFLSLEPMETGRTSVDAPAEPSVLHDPRSGVRVAPGRLTALVGARPAESAAVVDRLGRYTASAATWGGVRLDAIALPQVRARILVADNEADLFAGTLRDLVSGRGDPDEETVAAAVRAAVADDVVLGLPDGLDSGVDAQGRSLSGGQRQRVRLVRALLADAEVLLAVEPTSALDAHTEAAVAARLRAARSGRTTVVTSTSPLVLDQVDTVYYLVDGKVAAFGSHQELLDGEPEYRALVARDADMDDTDDVDDVDDVDGTNIDEPDPDASSRPAAASDLDAEEAVR from the coding sequence ATGGTCGACGCGTACGAGGATCCGGGGACACCCGACTGTCGTGGTGGAGCGCGGTACCTCTGGTGGCTGGTCGCCAGACAGCCGGGCCGGGCCACCGCGGGGGCGCTGCTGGGCACCGTCTGGATGGTGCTCATGGCGCTGACGCCGTATCTGCTGTCCCGGGCGATCGACGACGGCCTCGAACCGGGTGACCAGGCGGTGCTGGCGGGCTGGTCCGCCGCGCTGCTGGGCGTCGGGCTGTTCAACTCCTGGGTGAGCATCATGCGGCACCGCACGATGACCAGGCTCCGGATGGACGCCAACTTCCGGTCGGTCAAGCTCGTGGTGGGGCAGGCGACCCGGCTGGGTGCGACGCTGTCGCGCCGGACCGGAGCCGGGGAGGTCGTGACCATCGGTGTCGGTGACGTGCAGACGATCAGCCAGTCCCTGACCGTCGTCGGCCCGGGCGTGGGCTCGGCCGTTGCCTACGCCGTGGTGGCCGGACTGCTGCTTTCGGTCTCCCTGCCGCTGGCCGCGGTGGTGTTGCTCGGGGTGCCGGTGATAGTCGTACTCGTCGGTCCGCTGATGGGGCGGCTGCGGGGCGCGGAGACGGAGTACCGCGAGCGGCAGGGCGTGCTGACCGCGCGGATCGGCGACCTCGCGGGCGGGCTGCGCGTCCTCAACGGCCTTGGCGGCAAAGGGCTGTTCGCCGACGCCTTCCGCCGTGACTCGCAGCGGCTGCGGATGCAGGGGTACCGGGTCGGGTCGGTGACCAGCTGGATCCAGGCGCTCGGCATCGGGCTGCCGACGGTGTTCCTGGCCGTCGTGACATGGCTGGCGGCCCGGCTCGCCGCTCAAGGGGCCATCACGATCGGCGAGTTGGTGTCCGTGTACGGCTATGTCGCGGTCCTCGTGGCGCCGGTGGCCTTCTTCGTCGAGTGCGGTTACCAGCTCAGCCGGGGTGTGGTGGCCGCCCGGCGCGTCGTACGGTTCCTGTCCCTGGAGCCGATGGAGACGGGCCGCACCTCCGTGGACGCGCCGGCCGAACCCTCCGTGCTGCACGATCCGCGGTCCGGCGTGCGGGTGGCGCCCGGCAGGCTGACCGCGCTGGTCGGCGCCCGTCCGGCGGAGTCCGCCGCCGTGGTCGACCGGCTCGGCCGGTACACCGCGTCGGCGGCGACCTGGGGCGGCGTACGCCTCGACGCGATCGCCCTGCCGCAGGTCCGGGCACGCATCCTGGTCGCGGACAACGAGGCCGACCTGTTCGCGGGCACCCTGCGCGACCTGGTCTCGGGCCGCGGGGACCCCGACGAGGAGACCGTCGCGGCGGCGGTTCGCGCGGCCGTGGCGGACGACGTCGTGCTCGGGCTGCCGGACGGGCTCGACTCGGGCGTCGACGCACAGGGCCGCAGTCTCTCCGGGGGCCAGCGGCAGCGCGTACGCCTGGTGCGGGCGCTGCTCGCCGACGCCGAGGTGCTGCTCGCGGTCGAGCCCACGTCGGCGCTGGACGCGCACACCGAGGCCGCCGTCGCCGCCCGGCTGCGCGCGGCGCGCTCGGGCCGTACGACCGTCGTGACCAGCACTTCTCCGCTCGTCCTCGACCAGGTGGACACCGTGTACTACCTGGTCGACGGCAAGGTCGCGGCCTTCGGCAGCCATCAGGAACTCCTCGACGGGGAGCCGGAATACCGCGCGCTGGTGGCCCGAGACGCGGACATGGACGACACGGACGACGTGGACGACGTGGACGACGTGGACGGCACGAACATCGATGAGCCGGATCCGGACGCGTCGTCGCGCCCGGCCGCGGCATCGGATCTGGACGCAGAGGAGGCCGTGCGATGA
- a CDS encoding ABC transporter ATP-binding protein: protein MTAQLPVAEPADVRRAAGRLIRADGRAFAVVLVLNALAAAAGLVGPWLLGRIIDEVRAGGGVAVVDRLALVILVCALAQLVLARGARYVGYRFGERTLARVREEFVERTLTLPASVVERAGTGDLTARGTADVSAVGTTLRDAGPELLISSVQCLFLLGAVFALDPLLGGCAVLAQAGIWLALRWYLRRARTGYLAEGAATSEVAEILTATASGGRTVEAFGLQRRRIAASRDALETSRRTRLYTLYLRTVFFVTVEISFVLPVAVVLLVGGALHERGTVSLGAVIAAALYLRQLESPLDQVLMRVEQLQSSSASFARVEGLGRAPRAVPSGSPAPADDRIDVTDVRYSYDRGGEVLRGVDLTVRPGERLAVVGPSGAGKTTLSRLLAGIDAPRSGSVTVGGVPIVDLDPEQLRRQVVLVTQEHHVFLGTVRDNLLIAEPSAGDAELWAALAAVGADDWVRELPDGLDTGLGPDSPHRADGSRAQQLALARVVLADPHTLILDEATALLDPATARHTERALAAVLEGRTVIAIAHRLHTAHDADRVAVMEDGLLTELGTHDSLVAADGAYAALWHSWHGERPGLPDQRPS from the coding sequence ATGACCGCTCAGCTGCCGGTCGCCGAGCCGGCCGACGTACGCAGGGCCGCGGGCCGGCTGATCCGCGCGGACGGCCGCGCCTTCGCCGTCGTGCTCGTCCTGAACGCGCTGGCCGCCGCTGCCGGTCTGGTAGGTCCATGGCTGCTCGGCCGCATCATCGACGAGGTCCGGGCCGGTGGCGGCGTGGCCGTCGTGGACCGTCTGGCGCTGGTCATCCTGGTGTGCGCGCTGGCGCAGCTGGTGCTGGCGCGCGGCGCCCGGTACGTGGGGTACCGGTTCGGGGAGCGGACGCTGGCGCGGGTGCGCGAGGAGTTCGTCGAGCGGACGCTGACGCTGCCCGCCTCGGTCGTGGAGCGGGCGGGCACGGGCGATCTGACGGCCCGGGGCACCGCGGACGTCTCGGCGGTGGGTACGACCCTGCGCGACGCCGGTCCCGAGCTGCTGATCTCCTCGGTCCAGTGTCTGTTCCTCCTCGGCGCGGTCTTCGCGCTCGACCCGCTGCTCGGCGGCTGCGCGGTGCTCGCCCAGGCAGGTATCTGGCTCGCGCTGCGCTGGTATCTGCGCCGGGCGCGCACCGGCTATCTCGCCGAGGGAGCCGCCACGTCGGAGGTCGCCGAGATCCTCACGGCCACCGCGTCCGGCGGGCGCACGGTCGAGGCGTTCGGACTCCAGCGGCGGCGGATCGCCGCGAGCCGGGACGCCCTGGAGACGTCCAGGCGTACCCGGCTGTACACGCTGTACCTGCGGACCGTGTTCTTCGTGACCGTGGAGATCTCGTTCGTACTCCCCGTGGCCGTCGTGCTGCTGGTCGGCGGTGCCCTGCACGAGCGGGGCACGGTGAGCCTGGGCGCGGTGATCGCGGCGGCCCTGTATCTGCGGCAGCTGGAATCGCCGCTGGACCAGGTCCTGATGCGGGTGGAGCAACTGCAGAGCAGCAGCGCCTCGTTCGCCCGGGTGGAGGGCCTCGGCCGGGCGCCGCGGGCCGTCCCGTCCGGCTCTCCGGCCCCGGCGGACGACCGGATCGACGTGACGGACGTGCGCTACTCGTACGATCGCGGGGGCGAGGTCCTGCGCGGGGTGGACCTGACCGTGCGGCCCGGGGAGCGGCTGGCCGTGGTCGGACCCTCCGGCGCCGGGAAGACCACCCTGAGCCGGCTGCTGGCGGGCATCGACGCGCCGCGCTCGGGCTCGGTGACGGTGGGCGGGGTGCCGATCGTCGACCTTGACCCGGAGCAGCTGCGGCGGCAGGTCGTGCTCGTCACCCAGGAACACCACGTGTTCCTCGGCACGGTCCGCGACAACCTGCTCATCGCCGAACCGTCCGCCGGTGACGCCGAGTTGTGGGCGGCCCTCGCGGCTGTCGGCGCCGACGACTGGGTCCGGGAGCTGCCGGACGGCCTCGACACCGGGCTCGGGCCCGACAGCCCCCATCGCGCGGACGGCTCCCGGGCGCAGCAACTCGCCCTGGCCCGGGTCGTGTTGGCAGACCCCCACACCCTGATCCTCGACGAGGCCACGGCACTGCTGGACCCGGCGACCGCACGCCACACGGAGCGCGCGCTCGCCGCCGTCCTCGAAGGCCGCACGGTCATCGCCATCGCCCACCGCCTGCACACCGCCCACGACGCGGACCGGGTCGCCGTGATGGAGGACGGCCTGCTGACCGAACTGGGCACCCACGACAGTCTGGTGGCCGCCGACGGCGCGTACGCGGCCCTGTGGCACTCGTGGCACGGCGAGCGGCCGGGGCTTCCCGACCAACGGCCTTCATGA
- a CDS encoding M4 family metallopeptidase, producing the protein MGNSRSAFASRSTRRKAAAGALVAVAALLAAAVQTGAATADTKPAPGKLDKGSLAVKLSPAQRAALIRDADSAKADTAKELGLGAQEKLVVRDVVKDADGTVHTRYERTYAGLPVLGGDLVVDTAKSGKTEAVTRAVKAQLKGITTSAAVKPAVAEKQALKAASAEGSKKTEADGARKVIWAADGTPSLAYETVVGGLQHDGTPNELHVITDAATGKKLYEYQAVETGTGNTQYSGSVTLGSAQSGSTYNLTDTTRGNHRTNNLNRGTSGTGTLFSGADDVWGNGAASNLETAGADAHYGAALTWDYYKNVQGRSGIRGDGVGAYSRVHYGNNYVNAFWQDSCFCMTYGDGSGNAKPLTSIDVAAHEMTHGVTSNTAGLVYSGESGGLNEATSDIFAAAVEFYAGNSQDVGDYLVGEKIDINGNGTPLRYMDKPSKDGSSKDSWYSGIGSIDVHYSSGPANHFFYLLSEGSGAKTVNGVSYDSPTSDGLPVTGIGREKAALIWFKALTTKFTSTTNYAAARTGTLAVAGELYGTTSAEYTAVQNAWAGINVGTRPGGGGGGTSFESTTAVSIPDNGAAVTSSITVSGQAGNAPTNLVVTPNITHTWRGDLVVDLVAPDGTSYRLKPFSSSDSADNVTEPYTVNASSEVANGTWQLKVQDQAAQDTGRINGWKITFPQA; encoded by the coding sequence GTGGGTAACTCCCGTTCCGCGTTCGCCTCCCGTTCCACCCGGCGCAAGGCCGCCGCCGGCGCGCTCGTCGCCGTCGCCGCCCTGCTCGCCGCGGCCGTCCAGACGGGCGCCGCCACCGCCGACACCAAACCCGCCCCGGGCAAGCTCGACAAGGGCTCGCTGGCCGTCAAACTCTCCCCCGCCCAGCGCGCGGCGCTGATCCGCGACGCCGACTCGGCGAAGGCGGACACGGCGAAGGAACTCGGCCTGGGCGCCCAGGAGAAGCTCGTCGTCCGCGACGTCGTCAAGGACGCCGACGGTACGGTCCACACGCGCTACGAGCGTACGTACGCCGGACTCCCGGTCCTCGGCGGCGACCTGGTCGTCGACACCGCCAAGTCGGGGAAGACGGAGGCCGTTACGCGCGCGGTGAAGGCCCAGCTCAAGGGCATCACCACCAGCGCGGCGGTAAAGCCCGCCGTCGCCGAGAAGCAGGCCCTGAAGGCCGCCTCGGCGGAGGGCTCGAAGAAGACCGAGGCGGACGGCGCGCGCAAGGTGATCTGGGCGGCCGACGGCACGCCGAGCCTCGCGTACGAGACGGTCGTCGGGGGCCTGCAGCACGACGGCACCCCGAACGAGCTGCACGTCATCACGGACGCGGCCACCGGCAAGAAGCTCTACGAGTACCAGGCCGTCGAGACCGGCACCGGCAACACCCAGTACAGCGGCTCGGTGACCCTCGGCAGCGCCCAGTCCGGGTCGACGTACAACCTCACGGACACGACCCGCGGCAACCACAGGACGAACAACCTGAACCGCGGTACGTCGGGCACCGGCACGCTCTTCTCCGGCGCCGACGACGTCTGGGGCAACGGGGCCGCGTCGAACCTGGAGACGGCGGGCGCGGACGCCCACTACGGGGCCGCGCTGACCTGGGACTACTACAAGAACGTGCAGGGCCGCAGCGGCATCCGCGGTGACGGGGTCGGCGCGTACTCCCGCGTCCACTACGGCAACAACTACGTCAACGCCTTCTGGCAGGACTCCTGCTTCTGCATGACGTACGGCGACGGCTCGGGCAACGCCAAGCCGCTCACGTCGATCGACGTGGCCGCGCACGAGATGACGCACGGCGTCACCTCCAACACCGCGGGCCTGGTCTACAGCGGTGAGTCGGGCGGCCTGAACGAGGCCACCTCCGACATCTTCGCGGCGGCCGTCGAGTTCTACGCCGGCAACTCGCAGGACGTCGGCGACTACCTGGTCGGCGAGAAGATCGACATCAACGGCAACGGGACGCCGCTGCGTTACATGGACAAGCCGAGCAAGGACGGCTCGTCCAAGGACAGTTGGTACTCGGGCATCGGCTCGATCGACGTCCACTACTCCTCGGGCCCGGCGAACCACTTCTTCTACCTCCTCTCGGAGGGCAGTGGCGCCAAGACCGTCAACGGCGTCTCGTACGACTCGCCGACCTCCGACGGACTGCCGGTGACCGGCATCGGCCGCGAGAAGGCCGCGCTGATCTGGTTCAAGGCGCTCACCACGAAGTTCACGTCGACGACGAACTACGCGGCGGCCCGCACCGGCACGCTCGCGGTCGCGGGTGAGCTGTACGGCACCACGAGCGCCGAGTACACGGCGGTGCAGAACGCGTGGGCCGGTATCAACGTCGGCACCCGGCCCGGCGGCGGGGGCGGCGGCACGTCGTTCGAGAGCACGACGGCCGTATCGATTCCGGACAACGGAGCGGCGGTGACGTCGTCGATCACCGTCTCCGGCCAGGCCGGCAACGCTCCCACGAACCTGGTCGTCACCCCGAACATCACACACACGTGGCGCGGTGACCTGGTCGTCGACCTGGTGGCACCGGACGGCACGAGCTACCGCCTCAAGCCCTTCAGCTCCTCGGACTCGGCGGACAACGTGACCGAGCCGTACACGGTGAACGCGTCCTCCGAAGTCGCCAACGGCACCTGGCAGTTGAAGGTCCAGGACCAGGCGGCGCAGGACACCGGCAGGATCAATGGCTGGAAGATCACCTTCCCGCAGGCGTAA
- a CDS encoding M4 family metallopeptidase, with translation MTPLYARHKRTTLAIATAVAAGALLTTGLTTGASAQSPAEQSGGTTLAAAPVQLTAAARTSLIQKAHAATADTADEIGLGAKEKLVVRDVVKDADGTTHTRYERTYDGLPVLGGDLVIHETKAGETEGVTKATKAAIKVSDVTPDIAKSTAEKQALKAAKAEGSKKSAADKAPRKVVWAADGKPALAYETVVGGFQHDGTPQQLHVVTDAQTGKKLYEWEAIQTGTGNSQYSGKVTIGTSLSGSTYQLNDTGRGAHKTYNLNRGTSGTGTLFTDADDTWGTGAASNTQTAAVDAHFGAQATWDFYKNVLGRSGIKNDGKAAYSRVHYGNAYVNAFWDDSCFCMTYGDGSGNSKPLTSLDVAGHEMTHGVTSNTAGLNYSGESGGLNEATSDIFGTAVEFYAASASDVGDYLIGEKIDINGNGTPLRYMDKPSKDGASKDSWSSSLGGIDVHYSSGPANHFFYLLSEGSGAKTINGVSYNSPTSNGSTVTGIGRDKAVKIWYKALTEYMTSTTKYAGARTATLNAASALYGGTASTEYKAVQAAWAGVNVN, from the coding sequence GTGACCCCCCTCTACGCGCGTCACAAGCGCACCACTCTGGCCATCGCCACCGCAGTCGCGGCCGGAGCCCTGCTCACCACCGGTCTGACCACCGGCGCCTCCGCCCAGTCCCCTGCCGAGCAGTCCGGTGGGACGACCCTCGCCGCGGCGCCGGTCCAGCTGACCGCGGCAGCCCGCACGAGCCTCATCCAGAAGGCCCACGCCGCCACGGCGGACACGGCCGACGAGATAGGTCTCGGCGCCAAGGAGAAGCTGGTCGTCAGAGACGTCGTCAAGGACGCCGACGGCACGACGCACACCAGGTACGAGCGCACGTACGACGGACTCCCCGTCCTCGGCGGCGACCTGGTGATCCACGAGACCAAGGCCGGCGAGACCGAGGGCGTGACCAAGGCGACCAAGGCCGCCATCAAGGTCTCCGACGTCACCCCGGACATCGCCAAGTCCACTGCCGAGAAGCAGGCGTTGAAGGCGGCGAAGGCCGAGGGCAGCAAGAAGTCGGCGGCCGACAAGGCGCCCCGCAAGGTCGTCTGGGCGGCCGACGGCAAGCCGGCCCTGGCCTACGAGACGGTCGTCGGCGGCTTCCAGCACGACGGCACCCCGCAGCAGCTGCACGTCGTCACCGACGCGCAGACGGGCAAGAAGCTGTACGAGTGGGAGGCGATCCAGACCGGCACCGGCAACAGCCAGTACTCCGGCAAGGTCACCATCGGCACCTCGCTGTCGGGCTCGACGTACCAGCTGAACGACACCGGCCGCGGCGCCCACAAGACGTACAACCTCAACCGGGGTACGTCCGGCACCGGCACCCTCTTCACCGACGCGGACGACACCTGGGGCACGGGCGCGGCCTCCAACACCCAGACCGCCGCGGTCGACGCGCACTTCGGCGCCCAGGCCACCTGGGACTTCTACAAGAACGTACTCGGCCGCAGCGGCATCAAGAACGACGGCAAGGCCGCCTACTCCCGCGTCCACTACGGCAACGCGTACGTGAACGCCTTCTGGGACGACAGCTGCTTCTGCATGACGTACGGCGACGGCTCGGGCAACTCCAAGCCGCTGACGTCCCTCGACGTGGCGGGCCACGAGATGACGCACGGCGTCACGTCGAACACCGCGGGCCTCAACTACAGCGGTGAGTCCGGCGGGCTGAACGAGGCGACCTCCGACATCTTCGGCACGGCGGTGGAGTTCTACGCCGCCAGCGCGTCCGACGTCGGCGACTACCTCATCGGCGAGAAGATCGACATCAACGGCAACGGCACCCCGCTGCGCTACATGGACAAGCCGAGCAAGGACGGCGCGTCCAAGGACAGCTGGTCGTCCAGCCTGGGCGGCATCGACGTCCACTACTCCTCGGGCCCGGCGAACCACTTCTTCTACCTCCTCTCGGAGGGCAGCGGCGCCAAGACGATCAACGGCGTCAGCTACAACTCCCCGACCTCCAACGGCTCCACGGTCACCGGCATCGGCCGCGACAAGGCGGTCAAGATCTGGTACAAGGCGCTCACCGAGTACATGACGTCCACGACGAAGTACGCGGGCGCCCGTACGGCGACACTGAACGCGGCGTCGGCACTGTACGGCGGCACGGCGAGCACGGAGTACAAGGCGGTCCAGGCCGCCTGGGCAGGAGTCAACGTCAACTGA
- a CDS encoding DUF1990 family protein, whose translation MPYTYEDVGATRDGRCPPGFHPLHVRSRIGEGQEVFKSASQAVLTWDLHRAVGVKITTDAPQAAPGVDVTVGLGLLQAPCRIVWTVDEPRRAGWAYGTLPGHPESGEEAFIVDRTGDGTVWLTITAFSRPAKWYAKAGGAATRGLQHAYARRCGVVLRKMCEDPKGDFLA comes from the coding sequence ATGCCCTACACGTACGAGGACGTGGGTGCGACCCGCGACGGCCGGTGCCCACCCGGCTTCCATCCCCTGCACGTCCGCAGCCGCATCGGCGAGGGCCAGGAGGTCTTCAAATCCGCGTCCCAGGCGGTCCTGACCTGGGACCTCCACAGAGCGGTGGGCGTCAAGATCACCACGGACGCCCCGCAGGCCGCCCCCGGCGTGGACGTCACGGTCGGCCTGGGCCTGCTCCAGGCCCCCTGCCGCATCGTCTGGACGGTGGACGAACCCCGCCGGGCCGGCTGGGCCTACGGCACCCTCCCCGGCCACCCCGAATCCGGCGAGGAAGCCTTCATCGTCGACCGCACGGGCGACGGCACGGTCTGGCTGACCATAACCGCCTTCAGCCGCCCGGCGAAGTGGTACGCCAAGGCGGGCGGAGCGGCGACCCGTGGCTTGCAGCACGCGTACGCACGGCGGTGCGGGGTGGTGCTGCGGAAGATGTGCGAGGACCCCAAGGGCGATTTCCTGGCGTAG